From a single Cryptococcus neoformans var. neoformans B-3501A chromosome 3, whole genome shotgun sequence genomic region:
- a CDS encoding hypothetical protein (HMMPfam hit to Porphobil_deam, Porphobilinogen deaminase, dipyromethane cofactor binding domain, score: 289.6, E(): 4.7e-84), translated as MSCPFHTTTNTSNRSPLPDRALLLAMKSQTNTFILGTRKSNLALVQTGHVADDLRRLHSGAGSKFGETREEGDDAEQGDVPFVHPYTFSIESMTTVGDRNQTTPLHLLSPYSSTQPAKSLWTDELEARLINGHFDMLVHSLKDVPTVLKDGCEIGCMAKRHDPRDALVVKQGLPYKRLEDLPDGAVVGTGSVRRVAQLKRAFPNLVFEDMRGNLNTRFNKLDNPQSPFSALILAMSGLERLGMAHRATSPLSSPTLMHAVGQGALAIEIRSTDPRVRNCLRGLGHWQTEWSCGAERGCLRVLEGGCSVPVGVESELVELDEDEVAAHPELLEGVEDPFKGQEESPLEGDSPMLWFSGLVDTTSAPTPSTPTFSSHSLPPLRTRLAKLTLHSCVTSTDGSKHVLFTPPPVLVRSYRQAEQFGEECARRLRGMGAGEILDEINKLRKERELRDLESAIERSRAAQEESEKMGLVQDGTAEVVA; from the exons ATGTCTTGCCCCTTCCACACCACCACAAACACCTCCAACCGCAGTCCCTTGCCAGACCGTGCACTTCTCCTCGCAATGAAGTCCCAGACAAACACTTTCATTCTCGGCACGCGCAAGTCAAACCTCGCCCTCGTACAAACAGGTCACGTCGCAGACGATCTTCGACGTCTCCATTCCGGCGCAGGCAGCAAATTCGGCGAGACtagagaggaaggtgaCGATGCCGAACAAGGTGATGTGCCTTTTGTGCATCCCTACACTTTCTCCATTGAGTCTATGACCACTGTTGGTGACCGAAACCAGACTACCCcactccacctcctctccccttACTCCTCTACCCAGCCCGCAAAATCCTTATGGACTGATGAGCTCGAAGCTCGACTCATCAACGGTCACTTTGACATGCTCGTGCACTCCCTCAAGGATGTGCCTACCGTTCTCAAGGACGGATGCGAAATTGGATGTATGGCTAAGAGGCATGATCCTCGCGATGCTTTGGTAGTCAAGCAGGGATTACCGTACAAAAGACTGGAAGATTTGCCCGACGGAGCTGTTGTCGGTACAGGTAGTGTGAGGAGAGTAGCGCAATTAAAGAGGGCTTTCCCCAATCTCGTTTTTGAGGATATG CGCGGAAACCTCAACACGCGATTCAACAAACTGGACAACCCCCAATCGCCATTTTCTGCTCTTATTCTCGCCATGTCTGGCCTCGAACGTTTAGGTATGGCCCATCGTGCCACGTCGcccctttcctctccaaccCTCATGCACGCTGTCGGTCAAGGTGCTCTTGCCATCGAAATTCGATCCACCGACCCTCGCGTTCGAAACTGTTTAAGGGGATTAGGCCATTGGCAAACTGAATGGTCTTGCGGTGCCGAGAGAGGTTGCTTGAGGGTTTTGGAAGGAGGCTGCTCTGTCCCGGTCGGTGTAGAGTCTGAGCTTGTCGAGCttgacgaggacgaggttgCTGCGCATCCCGAACTACTTGAGGGTGTGGAGGATCCTTTCAAGGGCCAAGAAGAGAGTCCTCTTGAAGGAGACTCACCTATGCTGTGGTTCTCTGGTCTTGTAGACACTACCTCCGCCCCTACTCCATCCACGCCCACTTTCTCATCtcactctctccctccactTCGAACACGCCTAGCGAAGCTCACTCTCCATTCTTGTGTCACCTCTACTGATGGATCCAAACATGTCCTTTTtacccctcctcctgtccTTGTACGATCATACCGTCAAGCAGAGCAGTTCGGTGAAGAATGTGCTCGGAGATTGAGAGGGATGGGTGCAGGGGAAATCTTGGATGAGATCAACAAGCTCAGGAAGGAGCGAGAGTTGAGGGACTTGGAAAGCGCTATCGAGAGAAGTAGAGCGGCgcaagaggagagtgagaAGATGGGGTTGGTTCAGGATGGCACAGCCGAAGTTGTTGCCTAA
- a CDS encoding hypothetical protein (HMMPfam hit to Rcd1, Cell differentiation family, Rcd1-like, score: 542.2, E(): 4.4e-160), with translation MFSHAPPHLPHQHQHHPLQHQSLHRPPTAPSTPDTEHSTHTWAPTPSFPQHMSQQLQPASNIPAYLFDRRQFPYSAPSADATRQNAAHTPQIAAAQSTTPGASASGPLLPQNLAQHLNNPPPPTGSQQSINPPMQTQAGPGTGSVAGAAAGGKVLLMPNGAPPPAGSDEEKIYILITELLEPETREAALLELSKKRELYEDLALVLWGGFGIMSSLLLEIVAVYPALSPPSLTAHASNRVCNALALLQCVASHSDTRALFLNAHIPLFLYPFLNTTSKTRPFEYLRLTSLGVIGALVKQNDNSDVINFLLSTEIIPLCLRIMETGSELSKTVAIFIVQKILADDLGLQYICQTYERFYAVGTVLANMVDALVESQAVRLLKHVVRCYLRMSDNPRAREALRACLPKALQDNTFNPLLKGDMVTKRCLQTLLMNLNERPSSDIQ, from the exons ATGTTCTCGCACGCCCCGCCCCATCTCCCccaccagcaccagcaccatcctctccagCACCAGTCTCTGCACCGCCCCCCGACGgccccctccaccccgGACACGGAGCACTCCACCCACACGTGGGCGCCCACGCCGAGCTTCCCCCAGCACATGAGCCAGCAGCTCCAGCCGGCGTCAAACATCCCCGCCTACCTCTTCGACAGGCGCCAGTTCCCCTACTCGGCGCCCTCCGCAGACGCCACGAGGCAGAATGCTGCACACACCCCCCAGATAGCAGCAGCCCAGTCGACCACGCCGGGCGCATCCGCCTCTGGCCCACTGCTCCCGCAAAATCTCGCCCAACACCTGAACAATCCGCCACCGCCCACCGGCTCCCAGCAGTCCATCAACCCGCCCATGCAGACCCAGGCTGGACCTGGCACCGGTAGCGTCGCTGGCGCTGCGGCCGGAGGCAAGGTTCTTCTGATGCCCAACGGCGCGCCGCCCCCTGCAGGGAgcgacgaggagaagatctacatcctcatcaccgAGTTGCTTGAGCCAGAAACACGGGAGGCAGCGCTTTTGGAATTGAGCAAAAAGAGAGAGCTTTACGAAGATTTGGCATTGGTCCTTTGGGGCGGTTTTG GTATCATGAGCTCCCTGCTGCTCGAGATCGTCGCCGTCTATCCAGCTCTTTCCCCGCCATCCTTGACGGCGCATGCTTCCAACCGGGTATGCAATGCGCTCGCTCTCCTTCAGTGTGTCGCGAGCCATTCCGACACAAGAGCACTGTTCTTAAATG CGCACATTCCCCTGTTTTTATATCCCTTTCTCAACACGACCAGTAAAACCCGACCGTTTGAGTATCTTCGATTAACATCATTGGGCGTTATCGGTGCTCTCGTCAAA CAAAATGACAACTCGGATGTCATcaacttccttctttctacCGAAATCATTCCTCTGTGTCTCAGAATAATGGAAACTGGCTCGGAACTTTCCAAGACTGTGGCCATCTTTATCGTTCAAAAGATCCTCGCAGATGATTTGGGATTACAATATATCTGCCAAACATATGAGAGATTTTATGCGGTTGGGACAGTGTTGGCCAACATGGTGGACGCTCTTGTGGAGAGTCAGGCGGTTCGTTTGTTAAAGCATGTGGTTAGATGTTATTTGAGGATGAGTGACAACCCCAG GGCAAGAGAGGCTCTTCGTGCCTGCCTTCCAAAGGCTTTGCAGGATAACACCTTCAACCCCCTTCTCAAGGGCGATATGGTTACCAAGCGATGCCTTCAGACCCTCTTAATGAATCTCAACGAGCGGCCCTCTTCTGACATTCAATAA
- a CDS encoding hypothetical protein (HMMPfam hit to Tsg101, Tumour susceptibility gene 101 protein (TSG101), score: -33.3, E(): 4.2e-11), translating into MSSLSLTRDWLHSVLRPFPARETITQEVLHVLQQRRTLAVKTDAFTFDSGHTALLLLLHGTLPVTYRGAIYQIPIHLWVPHEYPRAPPLIFVMPTKDMGVRKSREVEPSGRVREEVVEGWWRAWEVKNLDMLLKHLADVFSAAPPVYAKPSTPSQSQGLPPGARTSTPEGQTGAPQPPIPVTRPTFGHPNPEILPVYRSAPTPPPHPYSHNPTRQLSPPTSSAPQHVQTPRESQYMSNQPRQTQSPSPSASAPPVPQRPYSGVGPLAQVAGSLQQHYTGPQQLWQGVPASRPPPPAGMMSSQSTAAGQPWPIPSGENGNNAVHPGQQINHPPSHPHQAQKSQSLPVPRQPPQDLLSSPGTQPTVLSNESDGASGPPPIPPSKPPPPSLLHLHSILLPHLNASLPPLMNSLHSSVEHLRARQEDLVTGEPAIRDEMARLEAVKKVCDSVGKKMEEVVAKGGERVADLESKGEVAVDELVCGISIVHNQLVDLVAEDNAIEDTIYHMTRALDAERVDLDRYLKSIRSLAREQYMKRALIERILQGMGQKQGW; encoded by the exons ATGTCCTCGCTCAGTCTCACCAGAGACTGGCTTCACTCCGTCCTCCGCCCCTTCCCCGCCCGTGAGACCATCACACAGGAGGTCCTCCACGTCCTCCAGCAACGCCGCACCCTCGCCGTCAAGACAGACGCTTTCA CCTTTGACTCGGGACATACCgcgcttcttctcctcctccatggAACGCTCCCAGTCACCTACCGTGGCGCCATCTACCAGATACCCATACATCTCTGGGTACCTCATGAGTACCCACGCGCTCCTCCCTTAATCTTTGTAATGCCAACCAAGGACATGGGTGTGAGGAAAAGTAGAGAGGTTGAGCCATCAGGCAGAGTCAGAGAGGAAGTCGTGGAGGGATGGTGGAGGGCTTGGGAG GTTAAGAATCTTGACATGCTGTTGAAACATTTAGCAGACGTGTTTTCAGCTGCACCACCGGTATATGCTAAGCCATCCACACCTTCCCAGAGTCAAGGCTTGCCACCCGGGGCTCGCACATCAACTCCAGAGGGGCAAACAGGAGCCCCTCAGCCCCCAATTCCCGTTACCCGGCCGACCTTTGGTCATCCGAATCCAGAA ATACTTCCCGTTTACAGATCAGCACCAACTCCGCCGCCTCATCCATACTCCCATAATCCCACCCGTCAACTCTCTCCGCCGACGTCTTCCGCGCCGCAACATGTTCAAACTCCTAGAGAATCACAATATATGTCAAATCAACCTCGCCAAACCCAATCTCCAAGCCCGTCGGcatctgctcctcctgTTCCTCAGAGACCTTACTCCGGTGTAGGTCCATTAGCTCAAGTTGCAGGGTCACTCCAGCAGCATTATACAGGACCCCAACAGCTATGGCAAGGAGTACCTGCATCAAGGCCACCACCTCCAGCTGGTATGATGAGCTCCCAAAGTACAGCAGCAGGACAACCCTGGCCTATTCCATCAGGCGAGAATGGTAATAATGCTGTTCATCCTGGTCAACAGATAAACCATCCCCCGTCTCATCCACATCAGGCTCAGAAATCTCAAAGCCTTCCAGTGCCACGGCAACCCCCACAGGATCTTTTATCTTCCCCTGGAACACAACCCACGGTCCTCAGCAACGAATCGGATGGTGCATCCGGCCCTCCACCTATTCCGCCTTCGAAaccccctcctccctccctcctgcacctccactccatccttctcccacaCCTCAACGCGTCCCTGCCTCCTCTCATGAACTCTCTTCATTCATCCGTGGAGCACCTGAGAGCAAGGCAAGAAGATTTAGTGACTGGTGAACCGGCGATACGAGATGAGATGGCGAGACTTGAGGCTGTGAAAAAGGTGTGCGATTCAGTGGGCAAGAaaatggaggaagtggTTGCCAAGGGCGGAGAAAGAGTCGCAGACCTGGAATCCAAGGGCGAAGTGGCGGTCGACGAACTTGTGTGTGGGATCTCCATTGTACACAATCA GCTAGTGGACTTGGTAGCGGAAGATAACGCCATCGAAGATACAATTTACCATATGACTCGAGCCCTTGACGCGGAACGCGTCGATCTTGACCGATATCTCAAATCCATCAGGTCACTGGCAAGAGAACAGTACATGAAAAGGGCGCTCATAGAGAGGATTCTTCAAGGGATGGGTCAGAAGCAAGGATGGTGA